The Macaca nemestrina isolate mMacNem1 chromosome 6, mMacNem.hap1, whole genome shotgun sequence genome window below encodes:
- the LOC112425437 gene encoding large ribosomal subunit protein eL39-like, which yields MSSHKTFRIKRFLAKKQKQNRPIPQWIRMKTGNKIRYNSKRRHWGRTKLGL from the coding sequence ATGTCTTCTCACAAGACTTTCAGGATTAAGCGATTCCTggccaagaaacaaaagcaaaatcgtCCCATTCCCCAGTGGAttcggatgaaaactggaaataaaataagGTACAACTCCAAAAGGAGACACTGGGGAAGAACCAAGCTGGGTCTATAA